One genomic region from Streptomyces sp. NBC_01304 encodes:
- a CDS encoding GNAT family N-acetyltransferase, giving the protein MGFRLVGPVLEGELVRLEPLAARHAPELAEAAEENRSSYGYTRVPRAAEVGPYIEAHLARAAEGQLAPYAQVAGATGWAVGVTSFCTPRPTTDGARLRAVELGYTWLAPSAQGTGINAESKLLLFRNAFENWGAARVDLQTDARNARSRAAIEKLGARFEGVLRNWADSRVVGEEGQLRDSAMYSVIAAEWPECREGLEKRLAKYLVGAPGRA; this is encoded by the coding sequence ATGGGGTTCAGGCTTGTGGGACCGGTGCTGGAGGGCGAACTCGTACGCCTGGAGCCCCTGGCCGCGCGTCATGCGCCGGAGCTGGCCGAGGCGGCGGAGGAGAACCGGAGTTCGTACGGCTACACCCGCGTGCCCCGGGCCGCCGAGGTCGGTCCGTACATCGAGGCACATCTGGCGCGTGCGGCGGAGGGGCAGCTCGCCCCCTACGCACAGGTGGCAGGGGCCACGGGGTGGGCGGTCGGGGTCACGTCCTTCTGCACCCCCCGGCCGACGACCGACGGAGCTCGACTGCGTGCCGTCGAGCTCGGGTACACCTGGCTCGCTCCCTCCGCCCAGGGCACCGGGATCAACGCGGAGTCCAAGCTGCTGCTGTTCCGGAACGCCTTCGAGAACTGGGGCGCGGCCCGCGTCGACCTCCAGACCGACGCCCGCAACGCCCGCTCCCGCGCCGCGATCGAGAAGCTGGGCGCCCGCTTCGAGGGCGTACTGCGCAACTGGGCCGACTCGCGAGTGGTGGGTGAGGAGGGGCAGTTGCGGGACTCGGCGATGTATTCGGTGATCGCAGCGGAGTGGCCGGAGTGCCGGGAGGGGCTGGAGAAGCGGCTGGCCAAGTATCTGGTGGGAGCGCCGGGACGGGCTTAG
- a CDS encoding protein kinase domain-containing protein: MADWQIGEVIDGRYRVTKVHEQGAMGLVHRVRHLEWDTDLAVKSPRADVFQDAAGRARFVAEAEAWVSLGLHPHICGCFYVRTMDDVPRVFAEYVDGGSLRDRIVDRRLYEGGPRPALARILDLAVQSARGLEHAHRMGLVHQDVKPANILVGDGIAKVTDFGLARAGAGLPGVTLPQGPSGASLLVTNGGLTPAYASPEQAMGRPVGRRSDLYSLAVSVLEMFVGEITWAAGSIAGEALAGLREDGECAVPLPGPVADLLARCLAVDPADRPGSMTELATELAELYGQLTGTPYPRQAPAAAELRADELNNRALSLLDLGRTEEAEAAFARASAADPHHPATAYNAGLLRWRRGELVDEQLTAALEAAQASARDTVSARHLLAQVHLERGDLDAARALLDEAGRERPGDPDIERALATARADRADRAGDARILGSRETPWQTYPSSRMTDRDRLSKAIHLRIGADGASVLSGSWDGTVRLWDVATGRCLRTIQAHEKPVRSVDLSRDGRVAVSMGLDHALRFWDLADGTALHEFEVAPTPRGGVELSPVRLTPGGRAVLGGTATGDVVGLHPGGATLKATNSSGRTDEPVSALEVSPDGRHALAGGTMGTLQLVDLAAGTSRQLSGGAREFTWSLCFSTDGRRALSGHSRSIQLWDLESGRCLRTLNGAFHGADSLAMSADGRYALVGGQDFTVRFWDLTTGRCVRTFRGHRGPVSAVWLSPDGRHGISAAQDNTVRGWELPGRYVAPPQLSRPLPPTELNVLGRQVDTLVAEAEQALADGEVAQALDLLGRARALPGHERSPQVLASWRRLDLRTTRVGLRSGWLARELTGHTAYVTRLDLSSDGRLAASASADRTVRLWDVESGRCTGVLEGHDHLVEEISLSPDGRRLLSLGRDRTARLWDVATATCLRVLDEGAYGSSVRLLPDGRRALIGGQGRRLRLWDLDEDRQVSSLEGFDLSINAVWTSADGRLAATGGDDRTVMLWDLDSGQCLRTLTGHTRAVMSVWLSPDGRHVLSGGDHRERAVRLWDTATGSCLQVFESYTSLGARLTADGRFAVCDKSGAVELWDVTTGRSALHLDQKGGQGLSGVVPTPDGRYVLAGDFDGTVRVWELDWELALDDDPR, encoded by the coding sequence GTGGCCGACTGGCAGATCGGTGAGGTGATCGACGGCCGGTACCGGGTCACCAAGGTGCACGAGCAGGGCGCCATGGGCCTGGTCCATCGGGTCCGGCACCTGGAGTGGGACACCGACCTGGCGGTCAAGAGCCCGCGCGCCGACGTCTTCCAGGACGCGGCCGGGCGGGCGCGGTTCGTCGCCGAGGCCGAGGCGTGGGTGTCGCTCGGGCTGCATCCGCACATCTGCGGCTGCTTCTACGTCCGCACGATGGACGACGTGCCACGGGTCTTCGCGGAGTACGTCGACGGGGGCAGCCTGCGCGACCGGATCGTGGACCGACGGCTGTACGAGGGCGGACCGCGCCCGGCCCTGGCCCGCATCCTCGACCTCGCGGTGCAGTCGGCACGCGGGCTGGAACACGCGCACCGCATGGGCCTGGTGCACCAGGACGTGAAGCCCGCCAACATCCTGGTCGGTGACGGCATCGCCAAGGTCACCGACTTCGGCCTGGCCCGGGCCGGCGCGGGCCTGCCCGGTGTGACGCTGCCCCAAGGGCCTTCCGGGGCAAGCCTGTTGGTGACGAACGGCGGCCTGACCCCGGCCTATGCGTCGCCGGAGCAGGCGATGGGGCGGCCGGTGGGGCGGCGCAGCGACCTCTACAGTCTCGCCGTGTCCGTCCTGGAGATGTTCGTCGGCGAGATCACCTGGGCCGCGGGGTCGATCGCCGGGGAGGCACTTGCCGGCCTGCGCGAGGACGGCGAGTGCGCGGTGCCGCTGCCCGGGCCCGTCGCCGACCTGCTGGCCCGCTGTCTGGCCGTGGACCCGGCCGACCGGCCGGGCTCGATGACGGAGCTCGCCACCGAACTCGCCGAGCTGTACGGGCAGTTGACCGGCACCCCCTATCCACGACAAGCCCCGGCCGCCGCCGAGCTGCGCGCCGACGAGCTCAACAACCGGGCCCTGTCCCTGCTGGACCTGGGCCGGACGGAGGAGGCCGAGGCCGCGTTCGCGCGGGCCTCGGCCGCCGATCCGCACCATCCGGCGACCGCGTACAACGCGGGGCTGCTGCGCTGGCGGCGCGGCGAACTCGTCGACGAGCAGCTGACCGCCGCCCTGGAGGCGGCACAGGCCTCCGCCCGCGACACGGTGTCCGCCCGCCACCTGCTGGCTCAGGTCCACCTGGAGCGCGGCGACCTGGACGCGGCTCGCGCGCTCCTCGACGAGGCCGGGCGGGAGCGGCCCGGCGACCCTGACATCGAGCGGGCACTGGCCACAGCTCGGGCGGACCGGGCGGACCGGGCGGGCGACGCCCGGATTCTCGGCAGCCGGGAGACTCCCTGGCAGACGTACCCGTCCTCGCGCATGACGGACCGGGACCGGCTCAGCAAGGCGATCCACCTGCGCATCGGCGCGGACGGCGCCTCGGTGCTCTCCGGCAGCTGGGACGGCACCGTACGACTGTGGGACGTGGCGACCGGGAGGTGCCTGCGCACGATCCAGGCGCACGAGAAGCCGGTGCGCTCGGTGGACCTGAGCCGGGACGGGCGGGTCGCCGTGTCCATGGGGCTCGACCATGCCCTGCGCTTCTGGGACCTGGCCGACGGCACCGCGCTGCACGAGTTCGAGGTCGCCCCCACACCGCGCGGCGGGGTCGAGCTGTCACCGGTGCGCCTGACGCCCGGCGGACGGGCCGTGCTGGGCGGGACGGCCACGGGAGACGTGGTGGGACTGCACCCGGGCGGGGCCACGCTGAAGGCCACCAACTCGTCGGGACGTACCGATGAGCCGGTGTCCGCGCTCGAAGTGAGCCCGGACGGCCGCCACGCCCTGGCCGGCGGAACCATGGGCACCCTGCAACTGGTGGACCTGGCCGCCGGCACGTCACGCCAACTGAGCGGTGGGGCACGGGAGTTCACCTGGTCCCTGTGCTTCAGCACCGACGGCCGCCGCGCGCTCAGCGGGCACAGCCGCTCGATCCAGCTGTGGGACCTGGAGTCCGGCCGGTGCCTGCGCACGCTCAACGGCGCCTTCCACGGGGCCGACTCGCTGGCGATGAGCGCGGACGGCCGCTACGCCCTGGTCGGCGGGCAGGACTTCACCGTCCGCTTCTGGGACCTGACCACGGGCCGCTGCGTGCGCACCTTCCGGGGGCATCGTGGGCCGGTGAGCGCGGTGTGGCTCTCGCCCGACGGGCGCCACGGCATCTCCGCCGCGCAGGACAACACGGTCCGGGGCTGGGAGCTGCCCGGCCGCTACGTGGCACCGCCCCAGCTCAGCCGACCGCTCCCGCCGACCGAGCTGAACGTGCTCGGCCGGCAGGTGGACACCCTGGTCGCCGAGGCCGAACAGGCCCTGGCGGACGGCGAGGTGGCGCAGGCCCTCGACCTGCTGGGCCGGGCCCGCGCGCTGCCCGGCCATGAGCGTTCGCCCCAAGTCCTGGCTTCCTGGCGGCGCCTGGACCTGCGGACCACCCGGGTGGGGCTGCGCTCGGGCTGGCTCGCCCGCGAACTGACCGGGCACACCGCCTACGTCACCCGCCTCGACCTGTCGTCCGACGGCCGGCTCGCCGCGTCCGCGAGCGCCGACCGCACGGTACGGCTCTGGGACGTCGAAAGCGGGCGCTGCACCGGCGTGCTGGAGGGCCACGACCACCTCGTGGAGGAGATCAGCCTGAGCCCGGACGGCCGGCGCCTGCTGTCCCTGGGCCGTGACCGCACGGCCCGCCTGTGGGACGTCGCCACCGCCACCTGCCTGCGGGTGCTCGACGAGGGAGCGTACGGCTCCTCGGTCCGCCTCCTCCCGGACGGCCGCCGCGCCCTGATCGGCGGCCAGGGACGCCGGCTGCGGCTGTGGGACCTGGACGAGGACCGTCAGGTCAGCTCCTTGGAGGGCTTCGACCTCTCGATCAACGCGGTGTGGACCTCCGCCGACGGCCGCCTCGCCGCCACCGGCGGGGACGACAGGACGGTCATGCTCTGGGACCTCGACAGCGGTCAGTGCCTGCGCACCTTGACCGGGCACACGCGCGCGGTGATGTCGGTGTGGCTGAGCCCGGACGGCCGCCACGTCCTGTCCGGCGGCGACCACCGTGAGCGCGCCGTCCGCCTGTGGGACACCGCGACCGGCAGCTGCCTCCAGGTCTTCGAGAGCTACACGTCCTTGGGCGCCCGGCTCACCGCGGACGGCCGCTTCGCGGTGTGCGACAAGTCGGGCGCCGTCGAGCTGTGGGACGTCACCACCGGGCGGAGTGCGCTGCACCTCGACCAGAAGGGCGGCCAGGGCCTCTCGGGCGTCGTCCCGACGCCCGACGGACGGTATGTGCTCGCCGGGGACTTCGACGGCACCGTACGGGTGTGGGAGCTCGACTGGGAGCTCGCGCTCGACGACGACCCCCGCTGA
- a CDS encoding ribonuclease domain-containing protein encodes MFRRCLRLSATLLACVALLVTGLLVGCSAKSDKPGSTPSATAAANAPGWAKGMATIAQDQLPAEAREMLRLIDEGGPFRYDKDGSTFGNYERVLPGQKRGYYREYTVRTPRERDRGARRIVTGKGGEFYYTDDHYKTFKAVLR; translated from the coding sequence ATGTTCCGCCGGTGCCTGCGCCTGTCCGCCACCCTGCTGGCCTGCGTCGCGCTGCTGGTCACCGGCCTGCTCGTCGGGTGTTCGGCCAAGAGCGACAAGCCGGGCAGCACCCCCTCGGCCACCGCCGCCGCGAACGCCCCCGGCTGGGCCAAGGGCATGGCCACGATCGCTCAGGACCAGCTGCCGGCCGAAGCCCGCGAGATGCTGCGGCTCATCGACGAGGGCGGGCCCTTCCGGTACGACAAGGACGGCTCGACCTTCGGCAACTACGAGCGCGTACTGCCCGGGCAGAAGCGTGGCTACTACCGCGAGTACACCGTGCGCACGCCCCGCGAGCGGGACCGGGGTGCCCGCCGCATCGTGACCGGCAAGGGCGGCGAGTTCTACTACACGGACGACCACTACAAGACGTTCAAGGCGGTCCTGCGATGA
- a CDS encoding protein kinase domain-containing protein, with amino-acid sequence MTPQATVTLSLVKGRLDPAQYVFDERTTCVLGRSKDCSPRLPNDEHHDTVSRHHCLLDINPPDIRIRDFGSMNGTFVNGRKIGQREKGQTPEEGAAVQYPEHDLADGDEIRLGDTVLRVGIRAPRTLTLAHCAKCGREVGPEMTGRTGEFLCADCRSEPDAVARLLLDLARSGRRPELAPIAGYEVLRELGRGGMGAVYLARDGSSGRQVALKVMLPKVAANADARARFLREAELTGALRHPNIATLYDSGFADGTFYFTTEYCTGGSLDRLLQRRRGRLAEGEAVRIAVQVLEGLEHAHGQSVVHRDLTPSNILLQDDPDGSTTAKVADFGIAKAFDQAGLSGLTRTGSTAGKPHFMPRLQVVNFKKAPPAVDVWALAACLYHALTGHTPRDFPRSKDPWQVVLQSPPVPIRRREPGIGRELADVVDRALTEQPAIGFESAGELRRALLPYAD; translated from the coding sequence ATGACGCCCCAGGCCACCGTCACCCTGTCCCTCGTCAAGGGGCGGCTCGACCCGGCGCAGTACGTGTTCGACGAGCGCACCACCTGTGTCCTCGGCCGCAGCAAGGACTGCTCGCCGCGCCTGCCCAACGACGAGCACCACGACACGGTCTCGCGCCACCACTGTCTGCTCGACATCAACCCGCCGGACATCCGCATCCGCGACTTCGGCAGCATGAACGGCACGTTCGTCAACGGCAGGAAGATCGGCCAGCGCGAGAAGGGCCAGACGCCCGAGGAGGGCGCCGCCGTCCAGTACCCCGAGCACGATCTGGCCGACGGCGACGAGATCCGGCTCGGGGACACGGTGTTGCGGGTCGGCATCCGGGCGCCCCGCACGCTGACGCTCGCCCACTGCGCGAAGTGCGGGCGCGAGGTGGGCCCCGAGATGACCGGCCGGACCGGTGAATTCCTGTGCGCCGACTGCCGGTCGGAGCCGGACGCCGTGGCCCGGCTGCTGCTCGACCTGGCTCGCAGCGGGCGCCGCCCCGAGCTGGCCCCGATAGCCGGCTACGAGGTGCTGAGGGAGCTCGGCCGGGGCGGGATGGGCGCGGTCTATCTGGCCCGGGACGGATCGAGCGGCCGGCAGGTCGCGTTGAAGGTGATGCTGCCGAAGGTCGCGGCCAACGCCGACGCACGGGCCCGCTTCCTGCGCGAGGCCGAGCTCACCGGGGCACTGCGGCACCCGAACATCGCCACTCTGTACGACTCCGGATTCGCCGACGGCACCTTCTACTTCACCACCGAGTACTGCACCGGCGGCAGCCTGGACCGCCTGCTGCAGCGCAGGCGCGGCCGGCTGGCCGAGGGCGAGGCCGTCCGGATCGCCGTACAGGTCCTCGAAGGCCTGGAACACGCCCACGGCCAGAGCGTGGTGCACCGCGATCTGACCCCCTCCAACATCCTGCTGCAGGACGACCCCGACGGCTCCACGACGGCCAAGGTCGCCGACTTCGGCATCGCCAAGGCCTTCGACCAGGCCGGTCTCAGCGGGCTGACCCGCACCGGATCGACCGCGGGCAAGCCGCACTTCATGCCCCGCCTGCAAGTCGTCAACTTCAAGAAGGCCCCGCCCGCCGTGGACGTGTGGGCCCTCGCGGCCTGTCTCTACCACGCGCTGACCGGCCACACTCCGCGCGACTTCCCGCGCAGCAAGGACCCGTGGCAGGTCGTCCTGCAGTCGCCGCCGGTGCCGATCCGCCGACGCGAGCCGGGCATCGGGCGCGAGCTGGCCGACGTCGTCGACCGGGCGCTGACCGAGCAGCCCGCGATCGGCTTCGAGAGCGCGGGCGAGCTGCGCCGCGCACTGCTGCCGTACGCGGACTGA
- a CDS encoding ATP-dependent DNA ligase, with the protein MLLVDVARTSQKIAATTARSKKTALLADLFREMTPAEAPLVVSYLSGRLPQRKIGVGWTAFKEPPPPAGRATLTVAGLHDTFDRIAAVAGKGAQAERKRLVQELLAAATEDELRLIFGLVGGELRQGALDALAAEGLAAAVGAEPAAVRRAVMLAGRLDVVAQALMAEGVAALDAFRLDVGRPVQPMLAKTAKDVDEALDLLGPCVVEEKLDGIRVQVHRDGESVRIFTRTLDEITLRLPEVVAAAKELASDRVVLDGEVIALDTAGRPRPFQDIAGRVGSKLDVEGARAALPLFPVFFDLLAVDGRDLLDLPARDRHAELARIAPEPRRVRRQLVDDPDDVQQRESARQFAARTLERGHEGVVVKALDSPYSAGRRGASWLKVKPVHTLDLVVLAAEWGHGRRTGKLSNLHLGARRSDGTFAMLGKTFKGLTDAVLAWQTGKLQELRTDDDGWVVHVRPELVVEIAFDGVQRSPRYPEGVTLRFARVVRYREDKTADEADTVETVLGLLPPTARAGEEP; encoded by the coding sequence ATGCTTCTCGTCGACGTCGCCCGCACTTCGCAGAAGATCGCCGCCACCACGGCCCGCTCGAAGAAGACCGCCCTGCTCGCCGACCTGTTCCGCGAGATGACCCCGGCCGAGGCCCCGCTGGTCGTCAGCTACCTGTCCGGCCGCCTCCCCCAGCGCAAGATCGGCGTGGGCTGGACGGCCTTCAAGGAACCCCCGCCCCCGGCCGGCCGGGCCACCCTCACCGTGGCGGGCCTGCACGACACGTTCGACCGGATCGCGGCCGTCGCCGGCAAGGGCGCCCAGGCCGAGCGCAAGCGCCTGGTCCAGGAGCTGCTGGCCGCGGCCACCGAGGACGAGCTGCGCCTGATCTTCGGCCTGGTCGGCGGCGAGCTGCGGCAGGGCGCCCTGGACGCGCTGGCGGCCGAGGGCCTCGCGGCCGCCGTCGGGGCCGAGCCCGCCGCGGTGCGCCGGGCGGTGATGCTGGCCGGGCGCCTCGACGTCGTCGCACAGGCGCTGATGGCCGAGGGCGTGGCCGCCCTCGACGCCTTCCGGCTCGATGTCGGCCGCCCCGTCCAGCCGATGCTCGCGAAGACCGCCAAGGACGTGGACGAGGCCCTGGACCTGCTCGGCCCCTGCGTCGTCGAGGAGAAGCTGGACGGCATCCGGGTGCAGGTGCACCGGGACGGCGAGAGTGTCCGGATCTTCACCAGGACCCTGGACGAGATCACGCTACGGTTGCCCGAAGTGGTCGCCGCGGCAAAGGAGTTGGCGTCCGACCGGGTCGTACTGGACGGTGAGGTGATCGCCCTGGACACGGCGGGACGGCCGCGCCCCTTCCAGGACATCGCGGGCCGAGTGGGCTCCAAACTGGACGTCGAGGGAGCCCGGGCCGCGCTCCCTCTCTTCCCGGTCTTCTTCGACCTGCTCGCCGTGGACGGGCGCGACCTGCTCGACCTGCCCGCCCGCGACCGGCACGCCGAACTGGCCCGCATCGCGCCCGAGCCACGCAGGGTCCGCCGCCAGCTCGTCGACGACCCCGACGACGTACAACAGCGGGAATCCGCCCGGCAGTTCGCAGCCCGCACGCTGGAGCGCGGCCACGAGGGCGTCGTCGTCAAGGCCCTCGACTCGCCCTACAGCGCGGGCCGCCGGGGCGCGTCCTGGCTGAAGGTGAAGCCCGTACACACCCTCGACCTGGTCGTGCTCGCCGCGGAGTGGGGACACGGGCGGCGCACCGGAAAGCTGTCCAATCTCCACCTGGGGGCGCGCCGTTCGGACGGCACGTTCGCCATGCTGGGCAAGACCTTCAAGGGCCTCACGGACGCGGTCCTGGCCTGGCAGACCGGGAAACTCCAAGAACTGCGGACGGACGACGACGGCTGGGTGGTGCACGTACGCCCCGAACTGGTCGTGGAGATCGCCTTCGACGGCGTACAGCGCTCGCCCCGCTACCCGGAGGGCGTGACCCTGCGGTTCGCGCGCGTGGTGCGCTACCGCGAGGACAAGACGGCGGACGAGGCCGACACGGTCGAGACGGTCCTGGGCCTCCTTCCGCCGACAGCACGAGCAGGGGAGGAACCATGA
- a CDS encoding barstar family protein gives MTLGPAGPATALAPVLAAVRAIGWRAVVLDLDGVGDKAAFMDRCARVLDLPDYFGRNWDALADCLTDLSWAAPARGRLLVVTGWQGYADAAPRDWDIAQEVFADAVAHWRGGETELQVLLALGQGPSPSGAAETE, from the coding sequence ATGACTCTCGGCCCGGCCGGTCCGGCGACCGCGCTCGCCCCCGTACTCGCCGCCGTGCGCGCCATCGGCTGGCGCGCGGTGGTCCTGGACCTCGACGGGGTCGGGGACAAGGCCGCGTTCATGGACCGTTGTGCCCGCGTACTCGATCTGCCCGACTACTTCGGCCGGAACTGGGACGCGCTCGCCGACTGCCTCACCGATCTCTCCTGGGCGGCGCCCGCCCGCGGGCGGCTCCTCGTGGTGACCGGATGGCAGGGCTATGCGGACGCGGCACCCCGGGACTGGGACATCGCGCAGGAGGTTTTCGCGGACGCGGTGGCGCACTGGCGGGGCGGCGAAACGGAGCTGCAGGTCCTGCTGGCCCTCGGCCAGGGGCCGAGCCCTTCGGGGGCGGCGGAAACCGAGTGA